A single genomic interval of Eurosta solidaginis isolate ZX-2024a chromosome 3, ASM4086904v1, whole genome shotgun sequence harbors:
- the LOC137246422 gene encoding uncharacterized protein isoform X1, whose translation MIMGCSTSLPAVIDANKERSLSANKVNDKTHSSNMDDQLNNTARNSTEQKDTNKYPASEAFIIPLNDDAETKAYNAGAPEVNDLLAATIKKQPPKRIQELIEQAAESETTGANLQNLEEKLEKAEERRKEYLQQKITNIQKTTQMLMQSDFNELGEKEKGAAQDGDTSGNNFEGTTEKK comes from the exons ATGATAATGGGCTGTTCAACTTCTTTACCAGCCGTCATAGATGCAAATAAAGAACGGTCTTTGTCAGCTAACAAAGTAAACGATAAAACGCATAGTTCAAATATGGATGACCAACTTAATAATACTGCGCGTAATAGCACTGAACAAAAGGATACAAATAAATATC CTGCTTCAGAAGCTTTCATCATACCACTGAATGATGATGCCGAAACGAAAGCTTACAACGCTGGTGCGCCGGAAGTGAATGATTTGCTAGCGGCAACAATAAAAAAGCAACCACCAAAGCGTATACAAGAACTTATTGAACAGGCGGCTGAGAGTGAGACGACTGGTGCTAATTTACAGAATTTAGAAGAGAAACTCGAAAAGGCCGAAGAACGTCGAAAAGAATATTtgcaacaaaaaattacaaacatacaaAAGACAACACAAATGCTAATGCAAAGTGACTTTAACGAGTTGGGTGAAAAAGAGAAAGGAGCAGCCCAAGATGGGGATACAAGTGGAAATAATTTTGAAGGTACGACAGAGAAAAAGTAA
- the LOC137246422 gene encoding uncharacterized protein isoform X2: MDDQLNNTARNSTEQKDTNKYPASEAFIIPLNDDAETKAYNAGAPEVNDLLAATIKKQPPKRIQELIEQAAESETTGANLQNLEEKLEKAEERRKEYLQQKITNIQKTTQMLMQSDFNELGEKEKGAAQDGDTSGNNFEGTTEKK; the protein is encoded by the exons ATGGATGACCAACTTAATAATACTGCGCGTAATAGCACTGAACAAAAGGATACAAATAAATATC CTGCTTCAGAAGCTTTCATCATACCACTGAATGATGATGCCGAAACGAAAGCTTACAACGCTGGTGCGCCGGAAGTGAATGATTTGCTAGCGGCAACAATAAAAAAGCAACCACCAAAGCGTATACAAGAACTTATTGAACAGGCGGCTGAGAGTGAGACGACTGGTGCTAATTTACAGAATTTAGAAGAGAAACTCGAAAAGGCCGAAGAACGTCGAAAAGAATATTtgcaacaaaaaattacaaacatacaaAAGACAACACAAATGCTAATGCAAAGTGACTTTAACGAGTTGGGTGAAAAAGAGAAAGGAGCAGCCCAAGATGGGGATACAAGTGGAAATAATTTTGAAGGTACGACAGAGAAAAAGTAA